The Brasilonema sennae CENA114 genome includes a region encoding these proteins:
- a CDS encoding isochorismatase family cysteine hydrolase, giving the protein MNLCLFVIDLQNGFITQNTSHVIQRIKSLLEQKIFEYVIFTRFINTFDSPYVRYLNWNKLFSDTERKLVDEIEPFANVVFNKTIYTGCNEETLIFLKKRDIDTVFICGIDTEACVLKTAIDFFENNINPYILEYYSASNGGDNFHQAAILVLSQLIGRSNIISEPIDKFDISKYL; this is encoded by the coding sequence ATGAACTTATGTTTATTTGTCATTGATCTTCAAAACGGATTCATAACTCAAAATACAAGTCATGTTATACAACGGATTAAGTCTCTATTAGAGCAAAAGATATTTGAGTACGTTATCTTCACAAGATTTATCAATACCTTTGATAGTCCTTATGTAAGATATCTAAATTGGAACAAACTTTTTTCAGACACAGAGCGCAAACTTGTTGATGAAATTGAACCATTTGCTAATGTTGTTTTTAATAAAACTATATACACTGGCTGCAATGAAGAAACTCTTATATTTCTTAAAAAAAGGGATATTGATACAGTCTTTATTTGTGGAATTGATACTGAAGCTTGTGTCTTAAAAACTGCCATCGATTTTTTTGAAAACAACATTAATCCTTATATTTTAGAGTATTACTCAGCATCAAATGGAGGTGATAATTTTCACCAAGCAGCTATTTTAGTTTTAAGTCAGCTAATTGGAAGAAGTAATATTATAAGTGAACCGATAGATAAATTTGATATCAGTAAATATTTATAA